Proteins encoded within one genomic window of Camelina sativa cultivar DH55 chromosome 19, Cs, whole genome shotgun sequence:
- the LOC104766658 gene encoding magnesium-dependent phosphatase 1 → MGDEKVKDEAMQIMGMFQILPRLVVFDLDYTLWPFYCECLSKREMPSLYPQAKGILSALKEKGIEMAIASRSPTSDIANTFLDKLNIKPMFVAKEIYSSWTHKTDHFQKIHTRTGVPFTAMLFFDDEDRNIKSVSKMGVTSILVGSGVTLGAFRQGLTEFTQNQNSIEKNKQVWRDKYSGKPASSETNKD, encoded by the exons ATGGGGGACGAGAAGGTTAAAGATGAAGCGATGCAGATAATGGGAATGTTTCAGATTCTTCCGAGACTCGTCGTCTTTGATCTCGATTACACTCTCTGGCCTTTTTACTG CGAATGCCTTTCGAAACGCGAAATGCCGTCTCTGTATCCACAAGCAAAAGGTATACTGAGTGCTCTGAAAGAAAAGGGAATTGAAATGGCTATTGCTTCGAGATCTCCTACTTCTGATATTGCTAACACATTTCTTGATAAACTCAACATTAAGCCCATGTTTGTCGCCAAG GAAATTTACTCAAGTTGGACGCACAAGACAGACCATTTTCAGAAGATTCACACAAGGACGGGAGTGCCTTTTACTGCGATGCTCTTCTTCGATGATGAGGACAGAAACATCAAATCA gtttcGAAAATGGGAGTGACAAGCATCTTGGTGGGCAGTGGAGTTACGCTTGGAGCATTCAGACAGGGGCTTACTGAATTTACTCAAAATCAGAACAGTATCGAGAAGAATAAACAGGTTTGGCGCGACAAGTATTCTGGAAAGCCTGCTTCATCAGAGACAAACAAAGACTGA
- the LOC104766657 gene encoding dynamin-related protein 3B: MSVDDLPPSPSASAVTPLGSSVIPIVNKLQDIFAQLGSKSTIQLPQVAVVGSQSSGKSSVLEALVGRDFLPRGNDICTRRPLVLQLLQTKPRSEGGSDEEWGEFLHHNPAKRIYDFSEIRREIEAETNRISGENKGVSDNPIRLKISSPNVLDISLVDLPGITKVPVGDQPSDIEARIRTMILSYIKNPSCLILAVTPANSDLANSDALQIAGNADPDGHRTIGVITKLDIMDRGTDARNHLLGKTIPLRLGYVGVVNRSQEDILMNRSIKDALIAEEKFFLSRPAYSGLTDRLGVPQLAKKLNQILVQHIKAMLPTLKSRINSALFATAKEYESYGDIRESRGGQGALLLSFLTKYCEAFSSTLEGKSKEMSTSELSGGARILYIFQSVFVKSLEEVDPCEDLTDEDIRTAIQNATGPRSALFVPDVPFEVLVRRQISRLLDPSLQCARFIYDELIKISHQCMMTELQRFPVLQKRMDEVIGNFLREGLEPSQAMIRDLLEMEMDYINTSHPNFIGGTKAVELAMQQVKSSRISHPVTRPKDTVEPEKAASSASQIKTRSFLGRQTNGSVTDLGVLAAAADAEKSGPAGNTWTGLASMFRGSDVQAAAKNNLLNRTFSEAAQAMYQNLSTIYLKEPPTVLRSSENHSEQESVEIQITKLLLKSYYDIVRKNVEDLVPKAIMHFLVNYSKRELHNVFIEKLYRENLIEELLKEPDELAIKRKRTQETLRILQQANRTLDELPLEAESVERGYRIGFEGKHEELPGTRRSRTETNGNGRF; encoded by the exons ATGTCCGTCGACGATCTTCCTCCGTCTCCCTCGGCTTCCGCCGTCACGCCACTAGGCTCCTCCGTGATTCCGATTGTGAACAAGCTTCAAGACATATTCGCTCAGCTAGGAAGCAAATCGACGATCCAGCTCCCGCAAGTAGCCGTCGTCGGGAGCCAAAGCAGCGGCAAATCCAGCGTCCTAGAAGCACTCGTCGGCCGTGATTTTCTTCCTCGCGGTAATGATATCTGCACGCGACGACCTCTCGTTCTCCAGCTCCTTCAGACGAAACCTCGCTCCGAAGGTGGATCCGATGAAGAGTGGGGCGAGTTTCTTCACCACAATCCTGCTAAACGCATCTACGATTTCTCCGAGATTCGCCGTGAGATTGAG GCTGAGACTAATAGAATATCAGGAGAGAACAAAGGTGTATCAGATAATCCAATTCGTTTGAAAATATCTTCCCCTAATGTTTTGGATATCTCTCTTGTGGATCTTCCTGGTATCACTAAGGTTCCTGTTGGTGATCAGCCATCTGATATCGAAGCTCGTATAAGAACCATGATCTTGTCTTACATTAAGAACCCTAGCTGCTTGATACTTGCTGTTACCCCTGCTAATTCCGATTTAGCCAACTCTGACGCCTTGCAAATCGCTGGAAATGCTGATCCTGATG GTCATAGAACCATTGGTGTAATCACAAAG TTGGATATTATGGACAGAGGTACTGATGCTCGGAATCACCTTCTTGGAAAAACAATTCCTCTTCGACTTGGATATGTGGGAGTTGTAAATCGTAGTCAGGAG GATATTTTGATGAACCGTAGCATCAAGGATGCTCTTATTGCAGAGGAAAAGTTCTTTCTTAGTCGTCCT GCTTACAGCGGTCTCACTGATCGTTTGGGTGTTCCTCAACTAGCAAAGAAATTAAATCAG ATCCTTGTCCAACACATCAAGGCAATGCTTCCTACTTTAAAGTCGCGTATCAACAGTGCATTGTTTGCTACAGCAAAGGAGTATGAGAGCTATGGGGATATAAGAGAGTCCAGG GGTGGTCAAGGAGCTCTTCTCCTCAGTTTTCTTACAAAATACTGTGAAG CTTTCTCCTCAACCCTGGAAGGGAAAAGTAAAGAAATGTCTACAT CTGAGCTTTCCGGTGGAGCAAGAATTCTCTACATCTTCCAATCAGTCTTTGTAAAGAGCTTAGAG GAGGTTGATCCGTGTGAAGACTTAACAGATGAGGATATTCGGACTGCAATACAAAATGCAACTGGTCCCAGATCTGCATTATTTGTTCCAGAT GTTCCATTTGAAGTTCTTGTCAGGAGGCAAATATCCCGTTTATTAGATCCCAGCCTTCAGTGTGCTAGGTTCATTTATGATGAGCTAATAAAG ATTAGTCATCAGTGTATGATGACTGAGTTACAGCGGTTTCCTGTCCTGCAAAAGCGCATGGACGAGGTTATTGGGAACTTTCTGCGAGAAGGTCTTGAGCCTTCACAAGCAATGATCCGGGATCTTCTTGAAATGGAG ATGGATTACATAAATACCTCACACCCAAATTTTATTGGGGGAACCAAAGCTGTGGAGCTTGCAATGCAACAAGTAAAATCTTCTAGGATTTCGCATCCTGTTACGCGGCCAAAG GATACAGTGGAGCCTGAGAAGGCAGCGTCTTCTGCGAGTCAAATAAAAACCCGATCTTTTCTCGGCCGGCAAACTAATGGAAGCGTCACTGATCTG GGTGTTCTAGCTGCTGCAGCAGATGCTGAAAAGTCCGGACCAGCTG GAAACACCTGGACTGGTTTAGCATCAATGTTTCGGGGGAGTGATGTTCAGGCAGCTGCTAAAAACAACTTACTAAACAGAACATTCAGCGAAGCTGCTCAAGCTATGTATCAGAACTTGTCAACAATCTATTTGAAGGAG CCTCCAACTGTGTTGAGGTCATCTGAAAATCATTCAGAACAGGAGTCAGTTGAGATTCAGATAACAAAGCTATTATTGAAATCCTACTATGACATTGTAAGGAAGAATGTTGAGGACTTGGTCCCAAAAGCAATCATGCATTTTCTG GTAAATTACTCGAAACGTGAGCTGCACAATGTTTTCATCGAGAAGCTTTACAG GGAGAACTTGATTGAAGAATTGTTGAAAGAGCCGGATGAGTTAGCGATAAAGAGGAAACGCACGCAGGAGACTCTTCGCATTCTTCAGCAGGCTAATCGG ACATTAGACGAGCTGCCCTTAGAAGCGGAATCAGTTGAGAGAGGTTACAGAATTGGTTTTGAAGGGAAACATGAGGAGTTGCCGGGTACAAGAAGATCAAGGACAGAAACTAATGGGAACGGACGGTTCTGA
- the LOC104766655 gene encoding methylmalonate-semialdehyde dehydrogenase [acylating], mitochondrial-like, which produces MLLRISGNSLRPLTTHFLALRSSCLSTSPDPPRVPNLIGGSFVDSQSSSHIDVINPATQEVVSKVPLTTNEEFKAAVSAAKQAFPLWRNTPITTRQRVMLKFQELIRKNMDKLAMSITTEQGKTLKDSHGDIFRGLEVVEHACGMATLQMGEYVPNVSNGVDTYSIREPLGVCAGICPFNFPAMIPLWMFPVAVTCGNTYILKPSEKDPGASVILAELAMEAGLPDGVLNIVHGTNDTVDAICDDEDIRAVSFVGSNTAGMHIYARAAAKGKRIQSNMGAKNHGLVLPDANIDATLNALLAAAFGAAGQRCMALSTVVFVGDAKSWEDKLVERAKALKVTCGSEPDADLGPVISKQAKERICRLIQSGVDDGAKLLLDGRNIVVPGYEKGNFIGPTILSGVTPDMECYKEEIFGPVLVCMEASSFDEAISIINKNKYGNGAAVFTSSGAAARKFQMEIEAGQIGINVPIPVPLPFFSFTGNKASFAGDLNFYGKAGVDFFTQIKTVTQQWKDIPTSVSLAMPTSQKP; this is translated from the exons ATGTTGCTACGAATCTCTG GTAACAGTCTGAGACCTTTGACAACTCACTTTCTCGCTCTCCGTAGCTCTTGCTTATCAACTTCACCGGACCCTCCT AGAGTACCAAATCTTATTGGAGGTTCTTTTGTTGACTCTCAATCATCATCACATATCGATGTTATCAACCCT GCTACACAAGAGGTTGTTTCCAAAGTTCCATTGACTACTAATGAAGAGTTTAAGGCGGCGGTATCCGCTGCGAAGCAAGCGTTTCCGTTGTGGAGAAACACGCCGATTACTACCAGGCAGCGTGTTATGCTCAAGTTTCAAGAGCTTATACGCAAGAATATG GATAAACTTGCTATGAGCATTACGACCGAGCAAGGGAAGACGTTAAAGGATTCCCATGGTGATATCTTCCGTGGGttag AGGTTGTGGAGCATGCCTGTGGAATGGCAACTTTACAGATGGGTGAATATGTCCCCAATGTATCTAATGGAGTTGATACATATAGTATTAGGGAGCCATTAGGTGTCTGTGCTGGCATTTGTCCCTTCAACTTTCCAGCCATGATTCCTTTATGG ATGTTTCCAGTTGCAGTGACATGTGGTAATACCTATATTCTTAAGCCATCAGAGAAGGATCCTG GTGCTTCTGTAATACTTGCGGAATTGGCAATGGAAGCTGGATTACCTGACGGGGTTCTCAATATCGTTCATGGCACTAAT GATACTGTGGATGCTATCtgtgatgatgaagatataAGAGCTGTTTCTTTTGTTGGCTCGAACACA gCTGGAATGCATATATATGCAAGAGCAGCAGCGAAAGGCAAACGTATTCAG TCAAATATGGGGGCGAAAAATCATGGACTTGTCTTGCCTGATGCCAACATCGATGCTACTTTAAATGCGCTACTTGCTGCTGCGTTTGGTGCCGCTGGACAGAGATGCATGGCACTGAGTACAGTGGTATTTGTAGGCGATGCAAAATCATG GGAGGATAAACTCGTTGAACGAGCAAAAGCCCTTAAAGTCACATGTGGGTCAGAACCAGATGCAGACCTGGGTCCTGTGATTAGCAAACAG GCCAAAGAAAGGATATGCCGCTTGATTCAGTCTGGTGTGGACGATGGTGCTAAATTGCTGCTTGACGGAAGAAATATTGTG GTTCCAGGATATGAGAAAGGGAATTTCATCGGTCCTACCATTTTATCTGGTGTTACTCCAGACATGGAGTGTTACAAG GAGGAAATCTTTGGTCCCGTTCTTGTATGCATGGAG GCAAGCAGCTTTGATGAGGCCATAtccataataaataaaaacaa GTATGGGAACGGTGCTGCGGTTTTTACTTCGTCGGGGGCAGCAGCAAGAAAGTTTCAGATGGAAATTGAAGCAGGACAG ATCGGTATTAATGTTCCAATCCCGGTTCCATTACCGTTCTTCTCCTTCACTGGGAACAAGGCCTCTTTTGCCGGAGATCTTAACTTCTATG GCAAAGCAGGAGTGGACTTTTTCACTCAGATCAAGACAGTGACACAACAGTGGAAGGATATTCCAACTTCGGTATCTCTTGCAATGCCTACTTCGCAAAAGCCATAA